A genomic window from Myxococcales bacterium includes:
- a CDS encoding beta-propeller domain-containing protein: protein MTSERTDPLFTIDLSNPAPQQAGELEMPGGSSTWSRAAIASWASATTARPRRAAGRVALRRLEPGDPR, encoded by the coding sequence ATCACCTCCGAGCGGACGGACCCGCTCTTCACCATCGACCTTTCGAATCCGGCGCCCCAGCAAGCCGGCGAGCTCGAGATGCCCGGTGGATCTTCCACATGGAGCCGCGCGGCGATCGCCTCGTGGGCTTCGGCTACGACGGCCAGGCCGCGACGCGCCGCTGGCCGTGTCGCTCTTCGACGTCTCGAACCTGGCGACCCACGATGA
- a CDS encoding beta-propeller domain-containing protein: MYVRGGKVHLMLNESSRYVRSSGGAGAAMVGQWIQTSAVSVLDVTNPAAIVEVAQYDVPGSIADSRLVGDVLYLVTQRTATAGAASSRRPSSRASSGRAPRSRGRFLAFLGNTYRGVAA, translated from the coding sequence ATGTACGTCCGCGGTGGGAAGGTCCACCTCATGCTCAACGAATCGAGCCGATACGTCCGCTCCTCGGGCGGCGCGGGCGCGGCCATGGTTGGGCAGTGGATCCAGACCAGCGCCGTCAGCGTCCTCGACGTGACGAACCCGGCGGCCATCGTCGAGGTGGCCCAATACGACGTGCCCGGCAGCATCGCCGACTCGCGCCTCGTCGGCGACGTGCTGTACCTCGTCACCCAGAGAACGGCTACTGCTGGGGCTGCCAGCAGCCGGCGACCATCGTCTCGAGCTTCAAGCGGCCGGGCCCCCAGGTCACGAGGTCGCTTCCTCGCCTTCCTGGGCAACACGTACCGTGGCGTCGCAGCGTGA
- the arr gene encoding NAD(+)--rifampin ADP-ribosyltransferase, which produces MTTPPTPEPFKVWTDGVRGSRYLHGTKADLKPGDLIEAGRASNFGERNAAAFVYLTETLDAATWGAELAVGDGRGRIYIVEPTGPIEDDPNLTDKKFPGNPTRSYRTREPLRVTGELSDWKGHSSEQVQAMKDGLARLAAQGITAIED; this is translated from the coding sequence ATGACGACGCCGCCGACGCCCGAACCCTTCAAGGTGTGGACCGACGGCGTTCGCGGCTCGCGCTACCTGCACGGTACGAAGGCCGACCTCAAGCCGGGCGACTTGATCGAGGCGGGGCGCGCATCAAACTTCGGTGAACGAAACGCCGCCGCCTTCGTGTACCTGACGGAGACGTTGGACGCCGCCACCTGGGGCGCGGAGCTGGCGGTTGGCGATGGGCGCGGCCGCATCTACATCGTCGAACCGACGGGCCCCATCGAGGACGACCCGAACCTCACGGACAAGAAGTTCCCTGGCAACCCGACGAGATCGTACCGCACGCGGGAACCGCTTCGGGTCACGGGAGAACTCTCCGACTGGAAGGGGCACTCGTCGGAACAGGTCCAGGCGATGAAGGACGGTCTCGCGCGGCTCGCGGCGCAGGGCATCACCGCCATCGAAGACTAG
- a CDS encoding carboxypeptidase regulatory-like domain-containing protein, with protein sequence MRSSGNDGFYEVAAEPGTYDLCTSFGRCERIVLRDGERLRADYELGVGPGWTVAHR encoded by the coding sequence ATTCGCAGCTCCGGCAACGACGGTTTCTACGAGGTCGCGGCCGAGCCGGGCACCTACGACCTCTGCACATCCTTCGGCCGCTGCGAACGCATCGTGCTGCGGGACGGAGAGAGACTTCGCGCCGACTACGAGCTGGGCGTCGGTCCCGGCTGGACCGTTGCGCACCGATGA
- a CDS encoding endonuclease: MARVGGGVRQRRHHAGSPSLTRRRGRGSPSETSTDASTGDGGLRDGSASKDGSSFDAPSSFDGGGYAAIEGLSGPAFRTALKTLISGHTSLGYDGARDVMLGVTGNFDLTGGMLECVYTGKKAAPDGTRTPNGFNTEHTWPQSLGAGSEPARSDLHHLFPVDELANNARGNLPFAATSCTSACAYDNGGSRKGPLLGGVEEVFEVRPVRRGDVARALFYFAVRYSLSIEAFEESALRSWHDSDAPDAVEQARNDAIETYQKNRNPFVDRPDFAAKIADY, translated from the coding sequence GTGGCTCGCGTTGGCGGTGGCGTGCGGCAGCGCCGACATCACGCCGGCTCCCCGTCCCTCACGCGTCGACGCGGCCGAGGAAGCCCGAGCGAGACGTCGACCGACGCGAGCACTGGCGACGGTGGCCTCCGCGACGGCAGCGCGTCCAAGGACGGTTCGTCGTTTGACGCACCGTCGAGCTTCGACGGCGGTGGTTACGCGGCCATCGAGGGGCTCTCGGGGCCCGCCTTTCGGACGGCGCTCAAGACGCTCATCAGCGGGCATACGTCACTCGGGTACGACGGCGCGCGCGACGTCATGCTCGGCGTAACCGGCAACTTCGATCTCACCGGCGGCATGCTCGAGTGCGTCTACACGGGCAAGAAGGCCGCGCCCGACGGCACGCGCACGCCCAACGGCTTCAACACCGAGCACACGTGGCCGCAGAGCCTCGGCGCTGGCAGCGAGCCGGCTCGAAGCGATCTGCACCACCTCTTCCCCGTCGACGAGCTCGCCAACAACGCGCGCGGCAACCTCCCCTTCGCAGCCACAAGCTGCACGAGCGCCTGCGCGTACGACAACGGCGGCTCGCGCAAGGGACCGCTCTTGGGCGGTGTGGAAGAGGTCTTCGAGGTCCGACCCGTCCGACGCGGCGATGTGGCTCGCGCGCTCTTCTACTTCGCCGTCCGCTACAGCCTCTCCATCGAGGCCTTCGAAGAGTCCGCGCTTCGTTCATGGCACGACAGCGATGCGCCCGACGCCGTCGAGCAGGCGCGCAACGACGCCATCGAGACCTACCAAAAGAACCGGAACCCCTTCGTCGACCGGCCCGACTTCGCCGCGAAGATCGCGGACTATTGA
- a CDS encoding VWA domain-containing protein, with amino-acid sequence MKKPLSSALLPALVATAFACSSGRDESPRTASAQADGGASTFADAGGFATCVTARTEAKLQPVNLVFMFDQSGSMGDEAHGAIFGFTKAARWNPITNGMKRFFADAASSGIRASLQYFPLDKDWCEAKSYKTPEVPLTALPNPGPFITSFNAHQPLGGTPTLPAVTGAIDYAKELKAQFPSEESAVVLVTDGSPSDCGSFDEVVDRLKAEAANVKTYVVGVGADLTFLADMAKAGGTGQAIMVDLANPQQTSDEFVKALGAIRGKAVSCRMPLPKAPDGKALSPKEVNVALASSSSVGGTPPEILSYDATCADPNGWRYDDINAPTTIELCAASCERVRSIAGGAVDVQLGCVTKGLVK; translated from the coding sequence GTGAAAAAGCCGCTCTCGTCCGCGCTCCTCCCCGCGCTCGTCGCGACCGCCTTCGCCTGCTCAAGCGGACGAGACGAATCGCCACGCACCGCCTCGGCGCAGGCCGACGGTGGAGCCTCCACGTTCGCCGACGCGGGAGGCTTCGCGACCTGCGTCACGGCGCGCACCGAAGCCAAGCTCCAGCCGGTGAACCTGGTCTTCATGTTCGACCAATCGGGCAGCATGGGCGACGAGGCCCACGGCGCCATCTTTGGCTTCACCAAAGCCGCGCGCTGGAATCCGATCACCAACGGCATGAAGCGATTCTTCGCCGACGCCGCCTCGAGCGGCATCCGCGCCTCGCTCCAATACTTTCCGCTCGACAAAGACTGGTGCGAAGCCAAGTCCTACAAGACGCCCGAGGTGCCGCTGACGGCGCTGCCGAACCCGGGGCCCTTCATCACCTCGTTCAACGCGCACCAGCCGCTCGGCGGAACGCCGACCTTGCCAGCCGTCACCGGCGCCATCGACTACGCGAAGGAGCTGAAAGCGCAGTTCCCATCGGAGGAGTCGGCCGTCGTTCTGGTCACCGACGGAAGCCCAAGCGACTGCGGCAGCTTCGACGAGGTCGTCGATCGCTTGAAGGCCGAGGCCGCCAACGTGAAGACCTACGTCGTTGGAGTCGGTGCAGACCTCACGTTTCTCGCCGACATGGCGAAGGCCGGTGGCACGGGCCAAGCCATCATGGTCGACCTCGCGAACCCGCAGCAGACGAGCGACGAGTTCGTGAAGGCGCTCGGCGCCATTCGCGGCAAAGCCGTCTCGTGCCGCATGCCGCTGCCGAAGGCCCCCGACGGCAAGGCGCTCTCGCCGAAGGAGGTAAACGTGGCCTTGGCGTCGTCCAGTTCCGTGGGAGGCACACCGCCGGAGATCTTGAGCTACGACGCGACCTGCGCCGATCCCAACGGCTGGCGCTACGACGACATCAACGCCCCGACGACCATCGAGCTGTGCGCGGCGAGCTGCGAGCGTGTCCGCTCGATCGCGGGCGGCGCCGTCGACGTGCAACTTGGCTGCGTGACCAAGGGCCTCGTCAAGTAG
- a CDS encoding CZB domain-containing protein, translating to MSCHEACTKAIAAHANWKARFRQFMAGEVELDASVVERNDACEFGKWLATSSAELPKEHAKAIVDAHTEFHRVAAEVVRAKGAGRTQEAEASLEPSGRFGKATTALTRSVIAARDAAR from the coding sequence ATGTCCTGCCACGAAGCCTGCACGAAAGCCATTGCTGCTCACGCCAACTGGAAGGCGCGGTTCAGGCAGTTCATGGCCGGAGAGGTCGAGCTCGACGCGTCGGTGGTGGAGCGCAACGACGCTTGCGAATTCGGAAAATGGCTTGCCACGTCGAGCGCAGAGCTTCCGAAGGAGCACGCGAAGGCCATCGTCGACGCGCACACGGAGTTTCACCGTGTCGCCGCCGAGGTCGTTCGAGCAAAAGGAGCCGGACGCACGCAAGAAGCGGAGGCATCACTCGAGCCCTCCGGGCGCTTCGGCAAAGCCACGACCGCGCTGACCCGGTCCGTCATCGCCGCACGGGACGCCGCCCGCTAG